The Ornithodoros turicata isolate Travis chromosome 9, ASM3712646v1, whole genome shotgun sequence genome includes a region encoding these proteins:
- the LOC135368929 gene encoding uncharacterized protein LOC135368929 produces the protein MSNDTVVVIDKPSELPSNDKGQGSLRALKFHLPRNHSSKKILLILILAAALYVLLGLLLPAPNVVPISPPRLSRPVSFYVADNDTGFSSYVVPNVIHFVRFGQPNVSFMDAVSMRSAYINHAPDKILVHCDECQLGGPLAYLIRDIPNVTIKKQYPVQTIFGREVGCIHHASDIARMQVLLQYGGIYIDNDCVVINPLHPLRHYEMTLGWPKGVYLGSMVLLAAPGARFIRLHLELYREYNSSLWYYNVGDLPTMRLLWPHPHLIHAVPVLLGTDLNMLDKLYVPGHHPEWRSYFAVHALIRHRCVKQDPLYGHDIDLQNVRTYNTSLGEMIREVLFGTSAFVSNDTGVRPVADLFAARRRRKVETVVDKTKQ, from the exons ATAAAGGCCAAGGCAGTCTTCGTGCGTTGAAGTTTCACCTGCCGAGAAACCATTCTTCAAAGAAGATTCTCCTGATACTGATCCTAGCAGCCGCACTTTATGTGCTCCTTGGTCTCCTCCTGCCAGCACCCAACGTTGTTCCCATCTCCCCACCGCGTCTTTCCAGACCGGTATCCTTCTATGTCGCCGATAATGATACCGGTTTCAGTTCGTACGTAGTACCCAACGTCATTCACTTCGTGCGGTTCGGACAACCGAACGTCTCTTTCATGGACGCCGTGAGCATGCGGTCTGCGTACATCAACCACGCACCGGACAAAATTTTAGTGCACTGCGACGAGTGCCAGTTAGGCGGACCGCTTGCCTACTTGATCCGGGATATACCAAACGTGACAATCAAGAAACAGTACCCGGTACAGACCATTTTCGGACGTGAAGTGGGCTGTATTCACCACGCCTCGGACATCGCTCGCATGCAG GTTCTGCTGCAGTACGGGGGCATATACATCGACAACGACTGCGTAGTCATTAATCCTCTGCACCCACTGCGACACTATGAGATGACACTGGGCTGGCCAAAGGGAGTGTACTTAGGAAGCATG GTGTTATTAGCTGCACCCGGTGCCCGATTCATTAGGCTGCACCTGGAACTTTACCGCGAGTACAACAGCAGCTTGTGGTATTACAACGTCGGAGACCTGCCCACCATGCGTCTGCTGTGGCCGCATCCGCATCTTATTCATGCCGTCCCTGTCCTCCTCGGGACCGACTTGAACATGCTCGACAAGCTGTACGTCCCCGGTCATCATCCGGAATGGAGGAGCTATTTTGCAGTTCACGCGCTCATCCGCCACCGCTGTGTGAAGCAAGATCCCTTGTATGGTCACGATATTGACTTGCAGAATGTGAGAACGTACAACACATCACTGGGAGAAATGATTCGTGAG GTTCTCTTTGGTACGTCCGCGTTTGTGAGCAACGACACCGGAGTGAGACCCGTCGCCGATCTCTTCGCTGCAAGGCGACGTCGAAAAGTCGAAACCGTGGTCGACAAAACAAAGCAATAA